In one window of Pseudomonadota bacterium DNA:
- the trpA gene encoding tryptophan synthase subunit alpha: MKTNRIDKAFDALKQKKEKALVGFLSAGDPDLDTSLKIIESMCKAGLDILELGIAFSDPTADGPVIQRSSARALKQGITIKKVMEMTKKIRTFSDIPIILFSYYNPILSYGAEAFYNDSISAGADGVLVVDLPPEESDEMTSKWPGNELALIRLVAPTTPLERMKKIAESASGFLYLVSKTGVTGSDGLDTGEVTSNSKSLGSVTNLPICVGFGISEPEDVRKIAPDVDGIVVGSAFERIIEENLDNPNLDAILGEKVSRLKAATRL; encoded by the coding sequence ATGAAGACAAATAGAATTGATAAAGCATTTGATGCCTTGAAACAAAAAAAAGAAAAAGCCCTTGTCGGATTTCTTTCGGCAGGAGATCCGGATCTTGATACTTCACTTAAAATAATTGAATCGATGTGTAAAGCAGGGCTTGATATTTTAGAACTCGGCATTGCTTTTTCCGATCCTACGGCTGATGGGCCGGTGATCCAGAGATCTTCTGCTCGTGCTCTTAAGCAAGGCATAACTATCAAAAAAGTTATGGAAATGACAAAAAAAATCAGAACATTTTCAGATATTCCCATAATTCTTTTCAGCTATTATAATCCTATACTTTCATATGGCGCAGAAGCATTTTATAACGATTCTATTTCTGCCGGTGCAGACGGAGTTCTTGTTGTTGATCTTCCTCCTGAAGAATCAGATGAAATGACTTCAAAATGGCCAGGAAATGAACTTGCCCTTATTCGTCTTGTAGCACCTACTACTCCACTTGAAAGAATGAAGAAAATTGCCGAATCAGCTTCCGGATTTTTATATCTTGTTTCAAAAACAGGTGTTACAGGAAGCGACGGGCTTGATACGGGAGAAGTTACTTCTAATTCCAAAAGCCTTGGTTCTGTAACTAATCTTCCCATATGTGTCGGATTCGGAATAAGCGAGCCGGAAGATGTAAGAAAAATTGCACCGGATGTAGACGGAATAGTCGTAGGAAGTGCTTTTGAGCGTATAATTGAAGAAAATTTGGATAACCCGAATCTTGACGCAATACTAGGTGAAAAAGTCAGTAGGCTGAAAGCGGCAACAAGGTTATAG
- the gatA gene encoding Asp-tRNA(Asn)/Glu-tRNA(Gln) amidotransferase subunit GatA, with translation MKLHELTIKKAHDLLKSKEISSMELTKAVLGRIAEVDEKVGAYITIASDSAIKEAKLADEAISKGNIAKLTGIPIAVKDLICTKKIRTTCASKILDNFIPPYDATVISMLKKAGAVIVGKSNMDEFAMGSSNENSGIKLTRNPWDLSRIPGGSSGGSAAAVAADMCIGSLGSDTGGSIRQPASHCGVVGMKPTYGRVSRFGLIAFASSLDQIGPVTKDVTDCAILAGVISGYDPSDSTSVPKDVPDYPSFLNEGLNGIKIGIPKEYNTVKGLDPEVSEAITNARKVLENLGAQCVDVSLPNTDYAVPAYYVIAPSEASSNLARFDGVKYGFRDQDAKNLIEMYKNTRSTGFGPEVKRRIIIGTYCLSAGYYDAYYKKASQVRTLITEDFNKAFEICDVILSPVAPTPAFKIGEKTEDPLTMYLSDIFTLSANLSGIPGISVPCGFSSGGLPIGLQILGKHFNEEVLLKTAYNFEQATDFHKRKPKIE, from the coding sequence ATGAAACTGCACGAATTAACCATAAAAAAAGCGCATGATCTGTTAAAGAGCAAAGAGATATCTTCTATGGAGCTCACAAAAGCGGTTCTTGGCCGGATTGCTGAAGTTGATGAAAAAGTCGGAGCATATATTACCATAGCCTCGGATTCTGCAATTAAAGAAGCAAAGCTTGCAGATGAAGCTATATCAAAAGGCAATATAGCAAAACTTACCGGCATCCCTATAGCTGTAAAAGATCTTATCTGCACAAAAAAAATACGCACAACATGTGCTTCTAAAATTCTGGATAATTTTATCCCGCCTTATGATGCTACAGTTATATCCATGCTTAAGAAAGCCGGAGCAGTAATAGTAGGAAAATCAAATATGGATGAGTTCGCCATGGGTTCATCGAATGAAAACTCAGGCATCAAGCTTACCCGGAATCCATGGGACTTGAGCAGAATTCCCGGAGGTTCCAGCGGGGGATCAGCCGCTGCTGTTGCTGCTGATATGTGCATAGGTTCTCTTGGCTCGGATACGGGCGGATCTATTCGTCAGCCTGCCTCACACTGCGGTGTTGTGGGGATGAAGCCGACATATGGAAGGGTTTCACGCTTCGGGCTGATTGCTTTTGCGTCTTCACTTGATCAAATTGGCCCTGTTACAAAAGATGTTACTGATTGCGCCATTCTTGCCGGAGTAATTTCAGGTTATGACCCTTCGGATTCAACATCCGTTCCAAAAGATGTTCCGGATTACCCTTCATTTTTAAACGAAGGCTTAAACGGTATAAAAATAGGAATACCGAAAGAATATAACACAGTAAAAGGTCTTGATCCGGAAGTATCAGAAGCAATAACAAACGCAAGAAAGGTACTTGAAAACCTTGGCGCTCAATGTGTTGATGTTTCGCTCCCCAATACCGACTATGCAGTACCGGCTTATTATGTTATTGCCCCTTCAGAGGCAAGCTCCAATCTTGCCCGTTTTGATGGTGTAAAATATGGGTTCAGAGATCAAGATGCAAAAAATCTCATTGAGATGTATAAAAATACACGATCAACAGGTTTCGGGCCGGAGGTAAAGCGTCGTATAATTATCGGAACATATTGTCTGTCGGCAGGATACTATGATGCTTACTATAAAAAAGCATCCCAGGTACGTACTCTGATCACCGAAGATTTTAATAAGGCATTTGAGATTTGCGACGTAATTCTTTCTCCTGTAGCGCCAACTCCCGCATTTAAGATAGGAGAAAAAACGGAAGACCCGCTTACAATGTATCTTTCAGATATTTTTACGCTTTCTGCAAACCTTTCCGGGATACCCGGCATATCCGTTCCTTGTGGATTTTCGTCAGGCGGTCTGCCTATAGGGTTGCAGATATTGGGGAAGCATTTTAACGAAGAAGTACTTTTAAAAACTGCCTATAATTTCGAACAGGCAACTGACTTTCATAAACGAAAACCAAAGATTGAATAG
- a CDS encoding arginine--tRNA ligase: protein MKHILSDLILSAAKKAFDKNKLSSNNFPSVTIEEPKISAHGDFSSNFAMVMASTQKMSPRKIAEVISGEMENTKSVIEKIEIAGPGFINFFINPCAWHSVLQIIYEKDEKYGSCDIGKNKKVQVEFVSANPTGPLHVGHGRGAAVGDSIANILLFCGYNVEREYYINDSGRQINTLGRSVYLRYKELHNEKVDFPDDCYQGDYIRDIALKMKQEQPTSLLDEPEDKAIMFCAHFAADDILAGIKNDLDLFGVKFDNWYSEQSLFDSGKVNSIIEDFKNKKIIYEKDGAFWFKTSEYGDEKDRVTIRNNGLTTYFASDIAYHMDKFERGFERIIDVWGADHHGYIQRICASIEASGRQKEQFNVILIQLVNLLRNGEPVAMSTRSGEFVTLEDVIKEVGSDAARFIFLTRHFESHLDFDLELAKKKSNENPVYYVQYVHARISSILRKADELGINELKWDDKHVFSLKESEEIQILKTLSAYPEVVRSSAELLEPHRITYYLMNLAASFHSYYNKHRVLSDDPVIARNRLFLVFAIKKVIRNGLGLLGVSAPEIM from the coding sequence ATGAAACATATACTTTCTGATCTTATACTTTCTGCTGCAAAAAAAGCTTTCGATAAAAACAAACTAAGTTCGAATAACTTCCCATCCGTTACTATCGAAGAACCGAAAATTTCTGCACATGGCGATTTTTCATCAAATTTTGCAATGGTTATGGCTTCTACACAAAAAATGTCTCCAAGGAAAATCGCTGAAGTTATTTCAGGTGAAATGGAAAACACAAAAAGTGTTATTGAAAAAATTGAAATCGCAGGACCGGGTTTTATAAACTTCTTTATAAATCCCTGCGCGTGGCATTCTGTTTTGCAGATAATTTACGAAAAAGATGAAAAATACGGTTCCTGTGATATAGGAAAAAACAAAAAAGTTCAGGTTGAGTTTGTAAGTGCAAATCCGACCGGACCTCTTCATGTAGGGCACGGAAGAGGGGCCGCTGTGGGAGACAGTATCGCAAATATTCTTTTGTTTTGCGGCTACAATGTCGAGCGGGAATATTATATCAACGATTCCGGGAGACAGATTAACACTCTTGGGCGTTCTGTCTATTTGAGATACAAAGAATTGCATAATGAAAAAGTTGATTTCCCCGATGATTGCTACCAGGGAGATTATATTCGGGATATAGCCCTGAAAATGAAACAGGAACAACCAACCAGCCTGCTTGATGAACCCGAAGATAAAGCAATAATGTTTTGTGCGCATTTTGCGGCTGACGATATACTCGCCGGTATAAAAAATGACCTTGATCTTTTTGGTGTAAAATTTGACAACTGGTATAGCGAACAAAGTCTTTTTGATTCAGGAAAAGTTAATTCCATAATAGAAGATTTTAAAAACAAAAAAATTATCTATGAAAAAGATGGGGCCTTCTGGTTTAAAACATCGGAATACGGGGATGAAAAAGATCGTGTTACTATAAGAAACAATGGCCTTACCACATATTTTGCATCAGACATTGCTTATCATATGGATAAATTTGAACGCGGATTTGAACGCATAATAGATGTATGGGGTGCCGACCACCATGGGTATATTCAGCGTATTTGCGCTTCAATCGAAGCTTCGGGACGACAAAAGGAACAGTTCAATGTAATTTTGATCCAGCTTGTAAATCTTTTACGAAATGGCGAACCAGTTGCTATGTCAACAAGATCCGGCGAGTTTGTTACTCTGGAAGACGTAATCAAAGAGGTAGGATCTGATGCAGCCAGATTTATATTTTTAACTCGCCATTTTGAGAGTCATCTTGATTTTGATTTGGAACTTGCAAAGAAAAAGTCAAACGAAAATCCTGTATATTATGTTCAATATGTGCATGCAAGAATTTCAAGTATATTAAGAAAGGCGGATGAGCTTGGAATAAATGAGCTTAAATGGGATGACAAGCATGTATTTAGTTTAAAGGAATCGGAAGAAATCCAGATTTTAAAAACATTATCCGCCTATCCGGAGGTTGTGAGATCAAGCGCAGAGCTCCTTGAGCCGCACCGCATAACATATTATCTTATGAATCTTGCTGCCTCCTTTCATAGCTATTATAATAAACACAGAGTTCTTTCTGATGATCCGGTTATAGCAAGAAACAGGTTATTCCTTGTGTTTGCAATAAAAAAAGTAATAAGAAACGGTCTTGGTCTGCTTGGGGTAAGCGCTCCTGAAATAATGTAA
- the gatC gene encoding Asp-tRNA(Asn)/Glu-tRNA(Gln) amidotransferase subunit GatC, producing MKITRDDIIHVANLARLDMDEESIQKFVAQIDDILKYIETLNNINTEGVPPTSHAINLTNAFRDDEIKQNIERDALLENAPEKENGNFLVPKVVG from the coding sequence ATGAAAATAACCAGAGATGATATTATACATGTGGCTAATCTTGCCCGTCTTGATATGGATGAAGAATCCATTCAAAAATTCGTTGCTCAGATTGATGACATATTAAAATATATTGAAACACTTAATAATATAAATACTGAGGGTGTGCCGCCTACTTCTCATGCGATTAATCTGACAAATGCTTTCAGAGATGACGAAATAAAGCAAAACATTGAAAGGGATGCGCTATTGGAAAATGCTCCTGAAAAAGAAAACGGAAATTTTTTAGTTCCGAAAGTAGTGGGATAG
- a CDS encoding histidine triad nucleotide-binding protein: MEPDCIFCKIVKGEIPSTFLFENDNLVVFRDINPHAPVHILIVPKRHIRSINDLTENDAKIVSEMIMTAKMMAEKESVSKSGYKLLFNVEKGGGQVIFHLHLHLIGGWKK, from the coding sequence ATGGAACCTGATTGTATTTTCTGTAAAATTGTAAAAGGAGAAATTCCGAGCACCTTTCTTTTTGAAAACGACAACCTTGTTGTCTTCAGAGACATTAACCCGCATGCGCCTGTACATATTCTTATTGTACCTAAAAGGCATATAAGAAGTATAAACGATTTAACTGAAAATGACGCAAAAATCGTATCCGAAATGATTATGACCGCAAAAATGATGGCCGAAAAAGAATCAGTTTCGAAATCAGGTTACAAACTCCTTTTCAACGTGGAAAAAGGCGGCGGTCAGGTTATATTCCATCTTCATCTGCATCTTATAGGCGGATGGAAGAAGTAG
- a CDS encoding diheme cytochrome c yields the protein MNRMHKWIIFLLAFLLMANGVFSTAFADDDDHRGKRQHRKRERNHSEHAGKDNLVAVNNPTYKESCGACHFAYQPELLPSGSWDKILNSSEDHFGEAIDLDPDAKDAIAKYLKANAADHSSSKISAKIMKCIGNQTPQRITDILYIQRKHHEISMDVFKRKSIGSISDCIACHTTAEKGIYDDDNVNIPK from the coding sequence ATGAACAGAATGCATAAATGGATTATTTTTTTATTGGCATTTTTACTTATGGCAAACGGGGTCTTTTCTACCGCCTTTGCTGATGACGACGATCATAGAGGAAAGAGGCAACACCGAAAAAGGGAGCGAAATCATTCTGAGCATGCCGGTAAAGACAATCTGGTGGCAGTTAATAACCCAACATACAAAGAAAGTTGCGGAGCCTGCCATTTCGCGTATCAGCCGGAACTATTACCATCCGGTTCATGGGATAAAATTCTAAACAGCTCTGAAGACCATTTTGGGGAGGCTATCGATCTTGATCCTGACGCAAAAGATGCAATTGCAAAATATCTTAAAGCCAATGCAGCAGATCATTCATCTTCAAAAATATCTGCAAAGATTATGAAATGCATAGGCAACCAAACACCACAAAGGATCACAGATATTTTATATATTCAGAGAAAACACCATGAAATCAGTATGGATGTGTTTAAGCGAAAATCTATCGGCTCAATATCCGACTGTATAGCCTGCCATACAACTGCTGAAAAAGGAATCTATGATGATGATAATGTAAATATTCCAAAATAA
- the mutL gene encoding DNA mismatch repair endonuclease MutL, translating into MPIRILPENISNKIAAGEIVERPASVVKELVENALDAKSSRILVEIEKGGKSLIRVSDNGTGMVKDDALLSIERYATSKIENDEDLFSINTFGFRGEALPSIASISRFSLVTQNEKSDTGIEIKIEGGKLISVKDKGSPEGTMISVKDIFFNTPVRRKFLKSIETEMGHITDVISTMALAHPDIHFKLLHNGKTLYNLLSSTDSTVRIEEILGKETKSNLYRLGFSNGDISVKGWISSPMVKKRTTRGIYIYVNGRLVRDRVVQHALIEGYASRLIKGEFPVAVIFLNVAYNEVDVNVHPAKNEVRFSDQNKIHEAVKNAVKETLDLLDPFKKHNTDFILKDQKAEPASVFEPKNFYQPAAKEVSVQSKAAPDLKVKDITPHVENSKQKLSSDFQEKLWEKKQFKDLRVLGQLHETYIICESAEGLFLIDQHAAHERILYEQIQKSADSFRYSVQILLVPEVIEFGYRETTVFEKLLPDFQKAGFEVEPFGGNAFAVKSVPAFIADKDVKTIIIETVEKLIETGFAPGVEKTSDELIKLIACHGAIRASQNLSDKEISALLDQLDDCKMPSYCPHGRPTWIKFSIKELEKFFKRTV; encoded by the coding sequence ATGCCAATAAGAATACTTCCTGAAAATATTTCAAACAAAATCGCCGCAGGTGAAATAGTTGAACGTCCGGCTTCAGTCGTAAAAGAGCTTGTTGAAAATGCTCTTGATGCCAAAAGTTCACGTATTCTTGTTGAAATTGAAAAAGGAGGGAAATCTCTCATAAGGGTTTCGGATAACGGCACGGGTATGGTAAAAGATGATGCCCTGCTATCAATTGAAAGGTACGCCACCAGCAAAATAGAAAATGATGAGGATCTTTTTTCAATAAATACTTTTGGATTCAGGGGCGAAGCACTTCCAAGCATTGCTTCTATTTCACGTTTTTCACTTGTAACTCAAAATGAAAAATCCGATACCGGCATTGAGATAAAAATAGAAGGCGGCAAACTAATATCTGTAAAGGATAAAGGCTCTCCCGAAGGTACAATGATTTCGGTTAAGGATATTTTTTTTAATACCCCGGTACGACGAAAATTTTTAAAATCAATAGAAACTGAAATGGGGCATATCACAGATGTAATTTCTACTATGGCGCTTGCCCATCCGGATATTCACTTTAAACTTCTTCATAATGGAAAAACTCTTTATAATCTGCTTTCATCAACTGATTCTACAGTAAGAATAGAAGAGATACTAGGGAAAGAAACAAAAAGCAATTTATACAGACTTGGTTTTTCAAATGGGGATATATCTGTTAAAGGCTGGATATCTTCTCCGATGGTAAAAAAACGTACGACCCGCGGGATATACATATATGTTAACGGCCGGCTTGTGCGTGATCGGGTGGTTCAGCATGCCCTCATTGAAGGATATGCATCAAGACTGATCAAAGGAGAGTTTCCTGTTGCGGTTATCTTCTTAAACGTTGCCTATAATGAAGTTGATGTTAACGTTCATCCTGCAAAAAATGAAGTCCGCTTTTCAGACCAAAATAAAATTCATGAAGCTGTTAAAAACGCGGTAAAAGAAACGCTGGATCTGTTGGACCCTTTTAAAAAACACAACACAGATTTTATACTAAAAGATCAAAAAGCTGAACCGGCAAGCGTTTTTGAACCCAAGAATTTTTATCAGCCTGCCGCAAAAGAGGTTTCTGTTCAAAGCAAAGCTGCCCCTGATTTGAAAGTAAAAGATATTACGCCTCATGTAGAAAACAGCAAACAAAAGCTTAGCTCCGATTTCCAGGAAAAGCTTTGGGAAAAGAAGCAATTTAAAGATTTAAGAGTATTAGGGCAGCTTCACGAAACATATATAATCTGTGAATCGGCTGAAGGATTATTTCTTATAGATCAGCATGCCGCCCATGAACGCATCCTTTATGAACAGATTCAAAAAAGTGCTGATTCATTCAGATATTCCGTACAGATTCTTCTTGTTCCGGAAGTTATAGAATTTGGGTATAGAGAAACAACGGTTTTTGAAAAATTGTTGCCGGATTTCCAAAAGGCCGGATTCGAGGTGGAACCATTCGGAGGTAATGCTTTTGCCGTAAAGTCCGTACCGGCTTTTATTGCAGATAAAGATGTTAAAACCATTATCATTGAAACAGTAGAAAAATTAATTGAAACAGGTTTTGCCCCCGGAGTTGAAAAAACATCGGATGAGCTTATAAAACTTATAGCATGCCATGGTGCAATAAGAGCCAGCCAAAATCTTTCCGATAAGGAAATAAGCGCGTTATTAGATCAGTTAGATGATTGCAAAATGCCGTCTTACTGCCCACATGGTCGCCCCACATGGATAAAATTCTCAATAAAGGAACTTGAGAAATTTTTTAAAAGAACAGTATAA
- a CDS encoding phosphoribosylanthranilate isomerase, with protein MIEQINSTNNLSNKPQIKICGITRVSDAVSCAKLGADALGFVFYQKSPRYIAPDAAREISQALPKEIKKVGVFVNESFSSIMNTAKKSGLCAVQLHGNETPQLVADLCKENLIVIKALFIEKSPLIEEVNDYKASAFIVEYGKGALPGGNALSWEWEKAKIVGENYPLILAGGLSPDNIQTAISLCSPDAVDISSGVESSYGIKDIEKVKSFISIVSGCMLTKTTRRIF; from the coding sequence ATGATAGAACAAATTAACAGCACAAACAATCTTAGCAATAAACCCCAGATAAAAATCTGTGGCATCACAAGAGTAAGTGATGCAGTTTCATGTGCAAAGCTTGGAGCAGATGCATTGGGATTTGTTTTTTATCAAAAAAGCCCAAGATATATTGCTCCGGACGCAGCGCGTGAAATATCACAGGCTTTGCCTAAAGAAATTAAGAAGGTCGGGGTTTTTGTTAATGAAAGTTTTTCTTCAATAATGAATACTGCCAAAAAAAGTGGTCTTTGTGCCGTTCAGCTTCATGGTAATGAAACACCTCAGCTTGTGGCTGATCTTTGCAAAGAAAACCTGATTGTGATAAAAGCTCTTTTTATTGAAAAAAGTCCTTTAATTGAAGAAGTAAATGATTACAAGGCTTCGGCATTTATCGTGGAATATGGCAAAGGTGCTCTTCCGGGCGGAAATGCACTTTCGTGGGAATGGGAAAAAGCTAAAATAGTAGGTGAAAATTATCCACTTATTTTGGCAGGTGGTCTTTCGCCGGATAATATACAAACAGCAATATCTCTTTGCAGCCCTGATGCGGTTGATATCAGCTCGGGTGTTGAATCTTCTTACGGGATAAAGGATATCGAAAAAGTAAAATCTTTTATAAGCATTGTATCAGGATGCATGCTTACAAAAACAACAAGGAGAATATTTTGA
- a CDS encoding SPOR domain-containing protein, whose protein sequence is MEEKTKKFTDEKSPYLILTRKKTIKWFVIFLIIFGWMFILGIMVGRGTAPIQFDIKNMKKDIIVEVKDTIAKEKEEVMTKINVLMDRLTSSGKQDLDFYEDLSSTKELPESIKIKAVPKRDAIPSSGQERIDSSPKEPESAKTEKKVITNEPSVPLKAAGQVFTIQVASVKDQENAEKMVGELTQKGYSAYRSSAEIKGRGMWHRVRIGEFGDRARAETILIKLKKDKFNGIIVTK, encoded by the coding sequence ATGGAAGAAAAAACAAAAAAGTTTACCGATGAAAAAAGCCCTTATCTTATCCTGACTCGTAAAAAAACAATAAAGTGGTTTGTTATTTTTCTTATTATTTTCGGATGGATGTTTATACTGGGTATTATGGTTGGAAGAGGAACTGCGCCTATACAATTTGATATAAAGAATATGAAAAAAGATATCATAGTAGAGGTTAAAGACACCATTGCCAAGGAAAAAGAAGAAGTAATGACAAAGATCAATGTTTTAATGGACAGACTTACTTCTTCCGGCAAACAGGATCTGGATTTTTATGAGGATCTGAGCAGCACAAAGGAATTGCCGGAAAGCATTAAAATAAAAGCTGTTCCGAAACGGGATGCAATTCCTTCCTCAGGCCAGGAACGTATAGATTCTTCTCCAAAAGAGCCGGAATCTGCAAAGACCGAAAAAAAAGTCATTACTAATGAGCCTTCTGTGCCTTTGAAGGCTGCCGGGCAGGTTTTTACAATTCAGGTTGCTTCAGTTAAAGATCAAGAAAATGCAGAGAAAATGGTTGGAGAGCTCACCCAAAAAGGTTATTCGGCATACAGATCTTCGGCAGAAATTAAAGGAAGAGGGATGTGGCACAGAGTAAGGATCGGCGAGTTTGGCGATAGAGCAAGGGCTGAAACTATCCTTATCAAACTGAAAAAAGATAAATTTAATGGAATAATTGTAACAAAATGA
- a CDS encoding response regulator has product MGRVLIVDDEEEIRSILAEFLTTMNFEVVTAIDGHDALYNLQKSNFDLVISDLVMPNMDGLELLKKVLDIDDKIVFVMITGHPTVKTAVEAIKAGAYDYITKPFRFDDVQLRINRAFEKKVLSDRLKNSKGITWALLLSIPIWLILGILLASFLR; this is encoded by the coding sequence ATGGGAAGAGTTCTGATTGTTGATGATGAAGAAGAAATACGTAGTATTCTTGCTGAGTTTTTAACCACTATGAACTTTGAGGTAGTTACTGCTATTGATGGGCATGATGCTTTATACAACCTTCAGAAAAGCAATTTTGATTTGGTAATATCAGATCTTGTTATGCCGAATATGGATGGATTAGAACTTCTGAAAAAAGTTTTAGACATTGATGATAAAATAGTTTTTGTCATGATTACCGGGCATCCTACCGTTAAAACAGCTGTAGAAGCTATAAAAGCTGGGGCTTACGATTATATTACTAAACCTTTCCGGTTTGATGATGTTCAGCTTAGAATCAATAGAGCATTTGAAAAAAAAGTATTGAGCGACCGTTTAAAAAATTCCAAAGGTATCACTTGGGCTTTGCTTCTTTCAATACCCATATGGTTAATCTTGGGGATACTTTTAGCATCCTTCCTGCGATAA
- the trpB gene encoding tryptophan synthase subunit beta, translating to MNSLTNKESLAGGFAPLKTVPCPDTNGHFGIYGGRYVGETLMPALLELEEAYNKITPNEKFKKELDDLLALYAGRPTPLFYAKRLSEHLKGASIYLKREDLAHTGAHKINNTLGQALLAKWMGKKKVIAETGAGQHGVATATVAALFGMECKIFMGTEDIKRQAPNVLRMKLLGAEVVPVESGTGTLKDAMNEAMRYWVGAVVDTFYIIGSVAGPHPYPAMVRDFQIIIGIEARQQIMEQTGRLPDLLIACVGGGSNAMGLFFPFIDDPVEMIGVEAAGKGISTGKHAATLGEGSVGVLHGSKSYVLQDENGQIVEAHSISAGLDYPGVGPEHSLFKDVKRASYVSIDDDQALNAFKTLCRLEGIIPALESSHALAFVMEQAPRMKKEEIIIVNLSGRGDKDLGIVSTII from the coding sequence ATGAACTCTTTAACAAACAAAGAATCTCTTGCAGGCGGTTTTGCTCCTTTAAAAACCGTACCATGTCCTGATACAAACGGACATTTCGGGATTTACGGAGGGCGTTATGTCGGTGAGACTCTGATGCCTGCTCTCCTTGAGCTTGAAGAAGCATATAACAAAATCACGCCGAATGAAAAATTCAAAAAAGAATTGGACGATCTTCTTGCCCTTTATGCAGGCCGCCCCACGCCTCTTTTTTATGCAAAAAGATTGAGCGAACATTTAAAAGGCGCATCCATATATTTAAAGCGCGAAGACCTTGCGCATACGGGAGCCCACAAGATTAACAATACGCTCGGCCAGGCGCTTTTAGCCAAATGGATGGGGAAAAAGAAGGTAATTGCCGAAACCGGAGCAGGGCAGCATGGTGTTGCAACTGCAACAGTAGCAGCTCTTTTCGGAATGGAATGCAAGATCTTCATGGGAACCGAAGATATAAAAAGACAGGCTCCTAATGTTTTACGTATGAAGCTTCTTGGGGCAGAGGTTGTACCTGTAGAATCAGGAACAGGCACACTCAAGGATGCTATGAATGAAGCTATGAGATATTGGGTTGGAGCAGTTGTTGATACTTTTTATATAATAGGTTCTGTTGCCGGCCCTCATCCGTATCCCGCGATGGTACGTGATTTTCAGATAATAATTGGAATAGAAGCAAGACAACAGATCATGGAGCAAACCGGCCGCCTTCCGGATCTGCTGATTGCCTGTGTCGGAGGAGGAAGCAATGCTATGGGCCTTTTCTTTCCGTTTATAGATGATCCGGTTGAAATGATAGGTGTCGAAGCTGCCGGTAAAGGTATTTCTACCGGAAAACATGCTGCAACCCTTGGCGAAGGTTCTGTAGGAGTACTGCACGGGTCGAAATCATATGTACTTCAGGATGAAAACGGGCAGATCGTTGAGGCTCATTCAATATCCGCCGGTCTTGATTATCCGGGGGTCGGTCCTGAACATTCTTTGTTTAAAGATGTAAAAAGAGCAAGCTACGTTTCTATAGATGATGATCAGGCACTTAATGCTTTTAAAACCCTTTGCAGGCTTGAGGGAATAATACCTGCTCTTGAAAGTTCCCATGCGCTTGCTTTTGTAATGGAGCAGGCACCGCGTATGAAAAAAGAAGAAATTATAATCGTTAATCTTTCAGGCAGAGGTGATAAGGATCTTGGGATTGTTTCAACGATAATTTAG